A region from the Chloroflexota bacterium genome encodes:
- a CDS encoding VOC family protein, with the protein MPVKLERIGHCLIKVRDVERSKKFYTQVLGFQMMEQDPDHGGVFLSLPGDGHTIDLSQVGDPKSATPPVGQQDGVGVLHIAFKVGSYEALRESYDSLIADGVEVQRMMDHVSQRSLYFHDPDGNTLEVYYEYPNARELFLAGRGDEDVPFTWDDPLPEHAATA; encoded by the coding sequence ATGCCGGTCAAGCTTGAACGGATTGGCCACTGCCTCATCAAGGTGCGTGACGTGGAGCGCTCCAAGAAGTTCTACACGCAGGTGCTGGGTTTCCAGATGATGGAGCAGGACCCGGACCACGGCGGCGTCTTCCTGAGCTTGCCCGGCGACGGCCACACCATTGACCTCTCGCAGGTCGGTGACCCCAAGAGCGCGACGCCGCCCGTCGGCCAGCAGGACGGCGTCGGCGTGCTGCACATCGCCTTCAAGGTCGGCAGCTATGAGGCGCTGCGCGAGTCGTACGACAGCCTCATCGCCGACGGCGTCGAGGTGCAGCGCATGATGGACCACGTCAGCCAGCGCAGCCTCTACTTCCACGATCCCGACGGCAACACGCTTGAGGTCTACTACGAGTACCCCAATGCCCGGGAGCTCTTCCTGGCGGGCCGCGGGGATGAGGATGTCCCGTTTACATGGGACGACCCCCTTCCGGAGCACGCCGCCACAGCCTAA
- a CDS encoding thiamine pyrophosphate-binding protein, translated as MTTDPRQNGFAPTEYGSDVIVDTLRALGIEYVSMNPGATFRGIHDSVVNHLGNERPEFILCNHEEIAVALAQGYGRAAGKPMAAFVHDIVGLLHASMAMFNAWMGRSGVLVLGATGPLDANHRRPWIDWIHTANVQGEAVRNFVKWDDQPSSVEASVESLIRAYNLVTSEPLGPVYVCFDADVQEKKLTEPYQMPDVSRFPAPTRMQADPAALEQVASALMAAERPVVLANFLGRSEEATQGLLRLAESLALPVINGGDFFNFPTRHPLYATESREELLSEADVVLALDVYDLQQELTRLDRATRKTEDILRPDAMLIDISLRQLQVKSWADDHGSLYPTALSVAADTSLATPALADLVQRRLDDAVGSAAAITARRERIAQLSEAALARNQSTAQAHYEDHPLALSTIAQELWDVVKDYDWVIGNGDLRGWVQRLWDIKHPYQDVSARGGGGLGEGLPHAVGVALANRDKGRLTINIQSDGDMLFTPAAIWTAVHHRIPLLIVMYNNRTYGNDLGHQGSMAQVRGRPMERRTIGIDIDDPAVDFAGLARSFGAYAEGPIERAEELKPAFERAVKAVVEEGRVALVDMYTQVV; from the coding sequence ATGACGACCGATCCCCGCCAAAATGGCTTTGCACCCACCGAGTACGGCTCGGACGTCATCGTGGACACGCTGCGCGCCCTGGGCATCGAGTACGTCTCGATGAACCCGGGCGCCACGTTCCGCGGCATCCACGACTCGGTAGTCAACCACCTGGGCAACGAGCGACCGGAGTTCATCCTCTGCAACCATGAGGAGATCGCGGTCGCGCTCGCGCAGGGGTACGGGCGCGCGGCAGGCAAGCCGATGGCGGCCTTCGTGCATGACATCGTCGGGCTGCTGCACGCGTCGATGGCGATGTTCAACGCGTGGATGGGCCGCTCCGGCGTGCTGGTGCTCGGCGCAACGGGCCCGCTCGACGCCAACCACCGGCGCCCGTGGATCGACTGGATCCACACGGCCAACGTGCAGGGCGAGGCGGTCCGCAACTTCGTGAAGTGGGACGACCAGCCCTCCAGCGTCGAGGCCTCCGTCGAGTCGCTCATCCGCGCGTACAACCTCGTCACCTCGGAGCCACTGGGGCCCGTCTACGTCTGCTTTGACGCCGACGTGCAGGAGAAGAAGCTGACCGAGCCGTACCAGATGCCCGACGTCTCGCGATTCCCGGCGCCGACGCGGATGCAGGCGGACCCGGCGGCGCTGGAGCAGGTGGCGAGCGCCCTCATGGCGGCCGAGCGCCCCGTGGTGCTCGCGAACTTCCTCGGCCGCTCGGAGGAGGCCACGCAGGGGCTGCTGCGGCTGGCCGAGAGCCTCGCGCTGCCGGTCATCAACGGCGGCGACTTCTTCAACTTCCCGACGCGCCACCCGCTCTACGCGACCGAGAGCCGAGAGGAGCTTCTGTCGGAGGCCGACGTGGTGCTCGCGCTGGACGTGTACGACCTGCAGCAGGAGCTGACCCGGCTGGACCGGGCGACGCGAAAGACAGAGGACATCCTGCGCCCGGACGCCATGCTCATCGACATTTCGCTGCGGCAACTCCAGGTGAAGAGCTGGGCCGACGACCACGGCAGCCTGTACCCGACGGCATTGTCCGTCGCGGCGGACACGTCGCTCGCGACGCCGGCCCTCGCCGACCTGGTGCAGCGGCGGCTGGACGACGCCGTGGGCAGCGCGGCAGCCATCACGGCCCGCCGCGAGCGCATCGCGCAGTTGAGCGAGGCGGCGCTGGCCCGGAACCAGTCGACTGCACAAGCGCACTACGAGGACCACCCGCTGGCGCTCTCGACCATCGCGCAGGAGCTGTGGGACGTCGTGAAGGACTACGACTGGGTCATCGGCAACGGCGACCTGCGCGGGTGGGTGCAGCGGCTGTGGGACATCAAGCACCCGTACCAGGACGTGAGCGCGCGCGGAGGCGGCGGCCTCGGCGAGGGGCTGCCGCACGCGGTCGGCGTGGCGCTGGCAAACCGCGACAAGGGGCGGCTCACCATCAACATCCAATCGGACGGCGACATGCTCTTCACGCCCGCGGCGATCTGGACCGCCGTGCACCACCGCATTCCGCTGCTCATCGTCATGTACAACAACCGCACGTACGGCAACGACCTCGGCCACCAGGGCTCGATGGCTCAGGTTCGCGGACGGCCCATGGAGCGGCGCACCATCGGCATCGACATCGACGACCCGGCGGTGGACTTCGCGGGGCTGGCGCGGTCGTTCGGCGCGTACGCGGAGGGCCCCATCGAGCGGGCGGAGGAGCTCAAGCCCGCCTTCGAGCGCGCGGTGAAGGCCGTCGTGGAGGAGGGCCGCGTGGCGCTCGTGGACATGTACACGCAGGTAGTGTAG
- a CDS encoding Rieske 2Fe-2S domain-containing protein: MLTKEDNDLITQVGPGTPMGELFRRFWLPVMLAEEVPNADSTPVRVTVLNEKLIGFRDTEGRVGLVDSYCPHRGAPLFFGRNEECGIRCVYHGWKFDVDGNCVDLPNSPEGETYKDKVQIKAYPTVERGGLVWAYMGPKDRQPPMPGFDWLDQPEENRYLMKFILQCNYLQGMEGDYDPSHAVYLHSTLDNNASNRALQVSQVGNTFQDPRQLYVDIEDTDGGIEFVSSGNAERGKLLSLGHWMMPIFCTAGIAGPGIFSSNMRVPIDDENCMFFRLRWSYDPIPDYELAEYKYGQFTHPELVPGSFYPVANMQNDYQVDRIAQKNYSFTGIKNFPLQDIAMMEDQWGPIAEREKEHLVRSDEGIIRVRQRLIRTARRLMEGEEPSEPSMPDAYKARTVRKFYPSDFPVDEAVKELKEHRMTSRRPVLEAANA; this comes from the coding sequence ATGCTCACCAAGGAAGACAACGATCTGATCACGCAAGTAGGCCCCGGCACGCCTATGGGCGAGCTGTTCCGGCGCTTCTGGCTGCCCGTGATGCTGGCCGAGGAGGTCCCCAACGCCGACAGCACGCCGGTGCGGGTCACCGTCCTCAATGAGAAGCTCATCGGGTTCAGGGACACCGAGGGCCGGGTCGGACTCGTCGACTCCTACTGCCCGCACCGCGGCGCGCCCCTGTTCTTCGGGCGCAACGAGGAGTGCGGCATTCGCTGCGTGTACCACGGCTGGAAGTTCGACGTCGACGGCAACTGCGTCGATCTGCCCAACAGCCCCGAGGGCGAGACCTACAAGGACAAGGTGCAGATCAAGGCGTACCCGACCGTCGAGCGCGGCGGTCTCGTCTGGGCCTACATGGGGCCCAAGGACAGGCAGCCGCCCATGCCCGGCTTCGACTGGCTGGACCAGCCGGAGGAGAACCGCTACCTGATGAAGTTCATCCTCCAGTGCAACTACCTGCAGGGCATGGAGGGCGACTACGACCCGAGCCACGCCGTCTACCTGCACTCGACCCTCGACAACAACGCGTCCAACCGGGCGCTCCAGGTGAGCCAGGTCGGCAACACCTTCCAGGACCCGCGACAGCTCTACGTGGACATCGAGGACACGGACGGCGGCATCGAGTTCGTCTCCAGCGGCAACGCGGAGCGCGGCAAGCTGTTGAGCCTCGGCCACTGGATGATGCCGATCTTCTGCACGGCGGGCATTGCCGGCCCCGGCATCTTCTCCAGCAACATGCGCGTGCCCATCGACGACGAGAACTGCATGTTCTTCCGGCTGCGCTGGAGCTACGACCCCATCCCCGACTACGAGTTGGCCGAGTACAAGTACGGGCAGTTCACACACCCGGAGCTCGTCCCAGGCTCGTTCTACCCCGTTGCAAACATGCAGAACGACTACCAGGTCGACCGGATCGCGCAGAAGAACTACTCGTTCACCGGAATCAAGAACTTCCCGCTGCAGGACATCGCGATGATGGAGGACCAGTGGGGGCCCATCGCCGAGCGCGAGAAGGAGCACCTGGTGCGCTCCGACGAGGGCATCATTCGCGTGCGGCAGCGCCTCATCCGCACGGCCCGCAGGCTCATGGAGGGCGAGGAGCCCTCGGAGCCGAGCATGCCCGATGCCTACAAGGCCCGCACCGTTCGCAAGTTCTACCCCAGCGACTTCCCCGTCGACGAGGCGGTCAAGGAGCTGAAGGAACACCGCATGACGTCCCGCCGCCCCGTGCTTGAGGCGGCGAACGCGTAG